Within the Deltaproteobacteria bacterium genome, the region TCGCGTCGACCACGTACCGGTCGAACCACGAAAGCCCGGACGCCGTTCGGAGCGTATTGTCGATGAAAACCTTTTGATACAGCTCGTCCACGCGGTACTTGTCGAAGATCAGGCTGTGCATGGTACGCACGAGCGCGTTGGGGCTCGCCAACAGTTTCGCCGGAATCGGATTCGTGTTGTTGCGATAAAGCCATCGCGCGAAACCGAAGCCCGTGAACGCGACAACCACGGAGAAGGCCATGAGAGCCCACTCCCACGTCACCCCCTTTTCCGCCCAGCGAAGGCTCTCGGCGGTGCGGGCAAAGACCGGCTCCAACCAGTGCTCAAACAGATTCGGCAGATTCCACAGGTGCGGCAACCCGATGAAGCCGCCCGCGACCGCGAAGAACGCCAGCACCGCGAGCACGCCGGTCATCGTTGCGGGGGATTCGTGCGGAACACTGCCATGATGACCGTGATCGTCATGTCCGTGTTCGCCGTGCGAGTGCGCCGCGCCGCGATACGCACCGCTGAAGGTCATGTAGTACGAGCGGAACATGTAGAACGACGTGCACAGCGCCGCGCTCGCCGCGATCACCCACAGCCAGAAACCCTGACTCGCGAAGCCGAGGTTCGCCGTGTCGAACGCCTTCCACAGAATTTCGTCTTTCGAAAAGAACCCTGAAAAGAACGGAAATCCCGCGATGGCGCAGCACGACAGGAAGTAGGTGACCGCCGTGATGGGCATCAGCGCACGCAGGCCGCCCATGCGGCGCATGTCCTGCTCGTGATGGCAGCCCAGAATCACGCTGCCCGACCCGAGGAAGAGACAGGCTTTGAAAAAGGCGTGCGTGACAAGGTGGAAGATGCCGACCCAGTACGCACCCACGCCGACCGCCACGAACATGAACCCGAGCTGGCTCACGGTCGAATAGGCGAGCACCTTTTTGATGTCGTATTGGAACAGGCCGATGGTCGCCGCGAAGAGCGCCGTCGCCGCACCGACCGTGGCGACGACGGTCATCGCCGTGGTGCTGAGCGCGAAGAGGAAATTGAGCCGCGCGACCAGATACACGCCCGCGGTCACCATCGTCGCCGCGTGAATCAGCGCCGAGACCGGCGTGGGCCCCGCCATGGCGTCGGGCAGCCAGACGTATAAAGGAATCTGCGCGCTCTTTCCCGTCGCGCCCAAAAAGAGCAGCAGGCATGCGAGCGTGGCGATGCTCATCCCCCACCACCGCTGGCCCGTGAACGCATCCCGCCGTTCGGGGTTGTGCAGAATGCGCTCGACCTCGCGGAATTTCACCGAGGTGGCGGGCAGTGCTTCCACCTGACCGGACTCGTGCGCGCCGGCGTGCTCGGCAATCGCCGCCGTTTCTCCGAGGGCCGTTTCGACTGCCGGAACCGGCTCGAGCTTCGGCGCGGACCAGGTTCCGGCGAGTCCCCAGAACACGAGAAACAGGCCGAGCGTAAAGCCCGCATCGCCGATGCGGTTCACGACGAACGCCTTCATGCCCGCCTGCGCCTTTTCGACGTCGCGATACCAGAAGCTGATGAGCAGGTACGAACACAGGCCCACGCCTTCCCACCCGACGAACATCAGCAGGAAGTTGTCGGCGAGCACGAGCGTGAGCATCGAGAACATGAAGAGGTTGAGATACGCGAAGAAGCGCCAGTAGCCCGGATCGCCCTTCATGTAGCCGATCGAATAAACGTGGATGAGGCTCCCCACGAACGTGACGACAAGCACCATCACGGCGGATAGCGGGTCCATGAGGAGCGCGAGATCGACATCGAGATCGCCGATCGGCATCCACGCCCAGAGCTTGACGTAAAGCGCGCCGCCGTGGCCGAGTCCGGCGAGTTTCACGAAGCCGACGGCCGCGATAACGAACGACAGCCACGGCAGGATCACCGTCGGCCAATGAATGACGCCCTCGCCAAACCGCCGGTGCAGACGAAGCCCGAACGCGCCCGCGTAGATCGCGCCGAAGAGCGGAAAGATCGGGATCAACGCAAGGAGGGGAAAATCGCCGAGATGCATCGCCTATTCCTTCATCCCGGCGCTCGCCGTGGCGTCGACGGTGCGGAACGCGCGATAGAGCTGGAGCATGATGGCGAGCGCCACCACCGCCTCCGACGCCGCGAGGACGATCCCGAAAATCGCGAAGACCTGCCCGTCGGTGGTCTTCGGCATGAACGCGGAGAATGCGACGAGGTTGACGATGCCCGCGTTGAGCACGAGTTCGACGCCCATGAGAATCGACACGGCGTTCTTGCGCGTGGCGATCGTGAACAAGCCCAGCGCCAGCAGCACCGCCGAGACGATCAGGTAGTGCGTGAGACCGATCGTCATTTGCGGATCCAATCCACCGCCGAGGTCGTGTCGTCGGTTTTCTTTTCGCTCTTCGCCAACGTCACCGCGCCCAGCAGCGCCGCGAAGAGAAGGATCGAAATGACCTCGAAGGGGAGTACGTACGGCCCGAGCAGCGCGTCGCCGATCGCGGCGGTCGTGTGCGTCGGCGTCGCCGGCGACGCACCCGGCCACGGCGTGCGCAGCGCGGCTGTCACCAGCAACACCGTGACGCCGACCATCATGACGATGCCGGGCACGAGGCCCATCGACGGGTTTGACGCGCCGACCTCGCCGATGCGCGACGTGAGCATGACGGCGAAGAGGATCACGATGAGGATACCGCCGACGTAGACGAGCATCTGCGTGACGGCGACGAAGTCGGCCGAGAGCGTGGCGTATAGCCCCGCGACACCGAGAAACGTGGCGAGCAGGGCGAAGGCGCTGCGCACGATGTTGTGCGAGAACGCAACGACGACCGCTCCGCCGAGTGTGAGCGCGACGAGCAGCAGAAAGACGATCGCGCCGATGCCGGTGATCACGACGCGTCCTCCTCGGACTTCGCTTCGGCCTCTCCCGCGACCTTTCCCGCCTCCGCCGGGAGCGCCTCGGGCTCCGGCTCCGGTTCCGGCGCGCGGCCCGACCAGCGGTGGCCGTCGTGCGTCGGGGGTGCCACCTCGGCGAGGGCGGCGCCCTGCGGGCGGCGCGGGATGGGATTCCCCTTCCCTTTCGCGACCGGCACCGGCGTTTTCACATAACGAAGCACGAGCCGATCGGGCGATGACGCGACCGCCTCGAACTCCGTCGTGTGACGAAGCGAATCGAACGCGCACGCCTCGGAACAGAGCCCGCAATACATGCACCGCCCGATGTCGATGTCGAATCGCATGATTTCGCGAACGCCCGTCTCCGGATTTTTCTCGAGCTGAATATCCAATACGTTGATGGGGCAGGTCTTCGCGCAGAGCATGCACCCGCTGCACCGCGCGAGATCGACTTCGAGGATGCCGCGATAGTTGTCGGGCAGCGAATCTTGAATCGGCTGCGGGATCTTGTCCGGATACTGGATCGTGATCGGTCGGCGGAAGAGCCAACTGGACGTGACCGCGAGCCCCTCGAATGTGGACGTGATCGCCCGCCGGATGTTCGAGAAATACCCGGTCGGGCGCTTCGTCAAAGGCGTGGAGCCTTCGGATTTCGCCTGTTCCATCGTCATGAGCACGTCGCCTCGCTCACGGTAACCGGTACGGGGGATACCACAGTTCCTTGCCTTCCATCTTCTCGTAGGATTCTCTGTCCACGAGATAATTCCGGCGGACCTTTCGCGCGTAGGCGACGAGGATCGCCGCGACGAGCAACGTCATACCCGCCCGCAGCGCCCAGTCGACCGCACCACCCTCAGGCACCGTCGCCATCAGGATCAGCACGCCGAACATCGAAACGACCGAGAGCGGTACGAGGTACTTCCAGCACGTCATCATGAGTTGATCGACGCGCAGCCGGGGAAGCGTCCAACGCAGTTGAACGACGATGAAGACGAGCGTGGACGCCTTCGCCGCGAAAACGACGAACGAGAGAAGCTGCCAGGCCGCGAACGCGAGTCCGTCGGCCGCGGCGATCCGCGCCGGCGACACGCCGGGGATCTGCCATCCGCCGAGAAAGCATACGGTGGCGACCGCGCTCATGATCCACAGGTTCGCCCACTCGGCGAACAGGAAGAACAGAAATCGCATGCCGGAGTATTCGACGTTGTATCCCGCGACGATTTCGCTTTCCGCCTCGGGCAGGTCGAAGGGCGTGCGGTTCCCCTCGGCGATGGCCGACGTGAAGTAGAGGAAAAACGCGGCGAACAGGAACGGATTGCGCAGCAGGAACCACTGCCACGGCCAGCCGCCCTGCGCCGAGACGATTCCCTGCATCGAGAGCGTTCCGGCGACGAGAATCACCGCCATGAGCGAAAACGCCGACGGGATTTCGTACGACACGAGCTGCGCCGATGCGCGCA harbors:
- the nuoL gene encoding NADH-quinone oxidoreductase subunit L, with the translated sequence MHLGDFPLLALIPIFPLFGAIYAGAFGLRLHRRFGEGVIHWPTVILPWLSFVIAAVGFVKLAGLGHGGALYVKLWAWMPIGDLDVDLALLMDPLSAVMVLVVTFVGSLIHVYSIGYMKGDPGYWRFFAYLNLFMFSMLTLVLADNFLLMFVGWEGVGLCSYLLISFWYRDVEKAQAGMKAFVVNRIGDAGFTLGLFLVFWGLAGTWSAPKLEPVPAVETALGETAAIAEHAGAHESGQVEALPATSVKFREVERILHNPERRDAFTGQRWWGMSIATLACLLLFLGATGKSAQIPLYVWLPDAMAGPTPVSALIHAATMVTAGVYLVARLNFLFALSTTAMTVVATVGAATALFAATIGLFQYDIKKVLAYSTVSQLGFMFVAVGVGAYWVGIFHLVTHAFFKACLFLGSGSVILGCHHEQDMRRMGGLRALMPITAVTYFLSCCAIAGFPFFSGFFSKDEILWKAFDTANLGFASQGFWLWVIAASAALCTSFYMFRSYYMTFSGAYRGAAHSHGEHGHDDHGHHGSVPHESPATMTGVLAVLAFFAVAGGFIGLPHLWNLPNLFEHWLEPVFARTAESLRWAEKGVTWEWALMAFSVVVAFTGFGFARWLYRNNTNPIPAKLLASPNALVRTMHSLIFDKYRVDELYQKVFIDNTLRTASGLSWFDRYVVDAIVNLCGAIGRVFGQLQGWIDCVFVDGLVNLIGEAVLRAGRDLRRIQTGRIQTYLYGMVAGALALVVLVFVLPW
- the nuoH gene encoding NADH-quinone oxidoreductase subunit NuoH, with the protein product MNVLRIASDRFIAGVLGLDPATWAHRWTVDLGFILVAAILSVTFVALFAGPLSWLERRIAGRIMSRIGPNRVGPQGSLQWLADGIKCFLKEDLIPEGADRVLYRIAPYFVFAGMFGAFVILPFGTHLIAADLNVGVLYLLAITSLVVVGLLMAGWASNSKWALFGGVRASAQLVSYEIPSAFSLMAVILVAGTLSMQGIVSAQGGWPWQWFLLRNPFLFAAFFLYFTSAIAEGNRTPFDLPEAESEIVAGYNVEYSGMRFLFFLFAEWANLWIMSAVATVCFLGGWQIPGVSPARIAAADGLAFAAWQLLSFVVFAAKASTLVFIVVQLRWTLPRLRVDQLMMTCWKYLVPLSVVSMFGVLILMATVPEGGAVDWALRAGMTLLVAAILVAYARKVRRNYLVDRESYEKMEGKELWYPPYRLP
- a CDS encoding NADH-quinone oxidoreductase subunit J → MTGIGAIVFLLLVALTLGGAVVVAFSHNIVRSAFALLATFLGVAGLYATLSADFVAVTQMLVYVGGILIVILFAVMLTSRIGEVGASNPSMGLVPGIVMMVGVTVLLVTAALRTPWPGASPATPTHTTAAIGDALLGPYVLPFEVISILLFAALLGAVTLAKSEKKTDDTTSAVDWIRK
- a CDS encoding 4Fe-4S dicluster domain-containing protein, which gives rise to MTMEQAKSEGSTPLTKRPTGYFSNIRRAITSTFEGLAVTSSWLFRRPITIQYPDKIPQPIQDSLPDNYRGILEVDLARCSGCMLCAKTCPINVLDIQLEKNPETGVREIMRFDIDIGRCMYCGLCSEACAFDSLRHTTEFEAVASSPDRLVLRYVKTPVPVAKGKGNPIPRRPQGAALAEVAPPTHDGHRWSGRAPEPEPEPEALPAEAGKVAGEAEAKSEEDAS
- the nuoK gene encoding NADH-quinone oxidoreductase subunit NuoK; protein product: MTIGLTHYLIVSAVLLALGLFTIATRKNAVSILMGVELVLNAGIVNLVAFSAFMPKTTDGQVFAIFGIVLAASEAVVALAIMLQLYRAFRTVDATASAGMKE